The following coding sequences lie in one Niabella agricola genomic window:
- a CDS encoding SusD/RagB family nutrient-binding outer membrane lipoprotein: MKKISLYVFILSLLGSGACKKFVDINGNPNAPTGKIDEEVLMPKTIVEYANGGPAADIYGGSMVGYLVNPGGVSGFGSVITYNYGPGDFAGFWNIYDNIQDLNEIIRRGETDRDFLYYSGAAKVLKALSYQQLVDTYNNVPYTAANQGRENLTPEYDKAEDIYKAIADLIDAAIKDFTDGATNATSLALSSARDPLFGGDIIKWKQLANTVKLRIILRAKDKVAFTNTNFSADGFLAQDAIVQPGYTNVDGKVNPTWGRTYTVAGAQVGGGLQQRVPSFYIVGFYNGNKLNDKFRGNLLYRSFPNPGMNQLGFDPGSDAAARVKAPNDWFLASGTPSATNFLGVGIFKGPDAFQPIMLASESYFLQAEGSIKGLVNGVNAKTAFENGILNSFSYLNKNKAGITASLFVDTVSGVLATDTLSIASLTTRRRHISLNPQREFNIYKTDNAGSYLVNFDLATTDEQRLEAIITQKYIAFNMLFGGEAWNEYRRTGYPKTTAPSVANKFTSFASLQSLATTADKLPTRIQYPTNEFQYNSANVNAQKGTAPNGGINVLADKIFWAR, encoded by the coding sequence ATGAAAAAGATTTCGTTATATGTATTTATACTTTCCCTGTTGGGATCAGGAGCTTGTAAAAAATTTGTGGATATTAACGGAAATCCCAATGCTCCCACAGGAAAAATTGATGAAGAAGTACTAATGCCAAAAACGATCGTAGAATATGCCAATGGTGGTCCCGCGGCAGATATCTATGGCGGTAGCATGGTAGGGTATTTGGTAAATCCTGGGGGGGTATCTGGATTTGGGTCTGTCATTACCTACAATTACGGCCCCGGAGACTTTGCAGGTTTCTGGAATATTTATGACAACATTCAGGATCTGAATGAGATCATCAGAAGAGGAGAAACCGATCGCGATTTTCTCTATTACTCCGGAGCTGCTAAAGTATTGAAAGCGCTTAGTTATCAGCAGCTGGTCGATACCTATAATAACGTGCCGTACACCGCAGCTAATCAGGGACGCGAAAACTTGACTCCTGAGTATGACAAGGCTGAAGATATCTATAAAGCTATAGCAGATTTAATTGATGCCGCTATTAAGGATTTTACAGACGGTGCTACTAATGCTACTTCCTTGGCTTTGAGCAGCGCAAGAGATCCTCTTTTTGGAGGAGATATTATTAAGTGGAAACAGCTTGCAAATACGGTTAAACTTAGAATTATTTTAAGGGCGAAGGATAAAGTAGCATTTACAAATACCAATTTTAGCGCCGACGGCTTTTTAGCACAGGATGCTATTGTACAGCCGGGATATACCAATGTTGATGGGAAGGTTAACCCCACCTGGGGAAGAACTTATACGGTCGCAGGAGCTCAGGTAGGTGGAGGCTTGCAGCAACGAGTACCTTCCTTTTATATTGTTGGTTTTTACAATGGCAATAAGCTGAATGATAAATTTCGTGGGAATCTCTTATATCGTTCATTTCCAAATCCTGGTATGAACCAACTTGGATTTGACCCGGGTTCTGATGCAGCGGCACGCGTTAAAGCACCAAATGATTGGTTCCTTGCTTCGGGAACGCCTTCTGCCACCAATTTTCTTGGTGTTGGTATATTTAAAGGACCAGATGCTTTTCAACCTATCATGTTGGCGTCGGAAAGTTACTTTTTACAGGCTGAAGGTTCAATCAAAGGGCTTGTTAATGGCGTGAATGCTAAAACGGCTTTCGAGAATGGGATTTTGAATTCATTTTCCTATTTAAATAAGAATAAGGCTGGTATTACCGCGTCATTATTTGTAGATACAGTCAGCGGCGTTCTAGCTACAGATACATTGTCTATAGCTTCTCTTACTACTAGGCGTCGACATATTTCTCTTAACCCGCAACGGGAGTTTAATATATATAAAACAGATAATGCTGGAAGCTACCTTGTTAATTTTGATCTGGCAACGACCGACGAGCAGAGACTGGAGGCGATCATTACTCAGAAATACATTGCATTTAATATGTTGTTTGGCGGAGAAGCTTGGAATGAATACAGAAGAACCGGATATCCTAAAACGACCGCTCCTTCTGTCGCTAATAAGTTCACCAGTTTTGCATCCTTGCAATCTTTAGCTACTACGGCAGACAAACTGCCCACAAGAATTCAGTATCCGACGAATGAGTTTCAGTATAATTCTGCTAATGTAAATGCCCAAAAGGGAACGGCGCCAAACGGCGGTATTAATGTACTTGCGGATAAAATTTTCTGGGCCCGCTAA
- a CDS encoding DUF1735 domain-containing protein, with protein MKSIKMKKIFSALALSFVLVGFSSCLKDDSAILKPEQTTSVVELGTFQAFTSSSSNPIRLYSLSFDLSPLDTIIIPVNYAGGRLAQKDIPVKVVYDSSIVKTFNEKEYGTTVGSYKTALKPDALTVGNAVIKKGSNTTELAIAIKVNQIAFDKSYVVPLVISDASGETISGNFSKIVINVSVKNRYDGQFTANGTYSDLTLGAAATARYPKTINLITQSPNSVAYFDINLNGGTYGYTFFNNGGGSFYGNFAPVFVFDDNGAVSSVINYYGQGTNSSARSAEIDPTGINRMTFGLDGKPQKLEVSYFMYQSGAKRLIISETLTFQHAR; from the coding sequence ATGAAATCTATAAAAATGAAAAAAATATTTAGTGCCCTTGCTTTATCATTCGTTTTAGTTGGATTTAGTTCCTGTCTTAAGGATGATAGCGCTATTTTAAAGCCTGAACAGACGACAAGTGTTGTTGAATTAGGAACCTTTCAGGCGTTTACATCCTCGTCCTCAAATCCCATTAGACTGTATTCGTTGTCTTTTGATCTGTCTCCTTTGGATACCATTATTATTCCTGTTAATTATGCCGGTGGACGTCTAGCACAAAAAGACATACCCGTCAAAGTAGTGTATGATTCAAGCATTGTAAAAACTTTTAATGAAAAAGAATATGGTACTACAGTTGGATCATATAAAACTGCGTTGAAACCGGATGCTCTTACTGTAGGAAATGCAGTAATAAAAAAGGGGTCTAACACAACCGAGCTGGCAATAGCAATAAAGGTAAATCAAATAGCGTTTGATAAATCTTATGTTGTTCCTCTTGTTATTAGTGATGCATCCGGGGAAACTATTAGTGGAAACTTTTCAAAAATAGTTATTAATGTGTCGGTTAAAAACAGGTACGATGGACAGTTTACTGCAAACGGAACCTATTCTGACTTAACGTTAGGCGCTGCCGCAACAGCAAGGTATCCGAAAACGATAAACCTAATTACGCAATCCCCGAATTCTGTTGCATATTTTGATATTAATTTAAATGGAGGTACGTATGGTTATACCTTCTTCAATAACGGTGGAGGTAGTTTCTATGGTAATTTTGCTCCAGTATTCGTTTTCGATGACAATGGAGCTGTGTCGTCTGTCATAAATTATTATGGTCAGGGAACAAATAGCAGTGCTCGTTCGGCGGAAATTGATCCTACTGGAATTAATAGAATGACTTTTGGGTTAGATGGCAAACCTCAAAAATTGGAGGTAAGTTATTTTATGTATCAATCTGGTGCTAAACGATTAATCATAAGCGAGACGTTAACTTTTCAACATGCGAGATAG
- a CDS encoding SusD/RagB family nutrient-binding outer membrane lipoprotein — MRHHRTPAANTYSDYARPGPKVYAATGPVDFLDYAELEFLRAEAVERGFNVGGTAAEHYANAIKSSIVYWGGTNAEADLYLANPQVAYATATGGWKQKIGFQKWIALYNRPYDGWLEVRRLDFPKLTLPVNAFSGFPNRFRYPSNEQLVNKANYTSAASKIGGDEVESKLWFDKF; from the coding sequence TTGCGGCATCATCGTACACCGGCTGCAAATACCTATTCTGATTATGCACGGCCGGGCCCAAAAGTATATGCTGCCACAGGCCCGGTTGATTTTTTAGATTATGCGGAGCTTGAATTTTTGCGCGCGGAGGCCGTGGAAAGAGGCTTCAATGTTGGGGGTACGGCTGCCGAGCATTATGCAAATGCGATAAAATCGTCCATCGTCTATTGGGGGGGAACCAATGCAGAAGCTGATCTTTATTTAGCCAACCCGCAGGTAGCCTATGCTACGGCTACAGGGGGCTGGAAACAAAAGATCGGGTTCCAGAAATGGATCGCACTTTATAACCGCCCTTATGACGGTTGGCTTGAAGTACGACGGTTGGATTTTCCAAAGCTCACGCTGCCCGTTAATGCTTTTTCCGGTTTTCCCAACAGGTTCCGTTACCCTTCAAATGAGCAATTGGTAAATAAAGCCAATTATACAAGTGCCGCCTCCAAAATCGGGGGTGATGAAGTAGAATCCAAACTCTGGTTTGATAAATTTTAG
- a CDS encoding SusC/RagA family TonB-linked outer membrane protein, translating to MGIKKLLIISFNKKKFMRKIVLLLLVLATFSIEAFSQTKAVTGTVTGESGIAVPFATITEVNTKNAVSADSSGNFSIQVKRGATLEISATGYQTLRRFVGNESIVNVNLEPSQGQTISEVVVTTALGIKRQAKELGYAATTLSNATVTKAKAPNVQQALNGKVSGLNVTTVNSSVFEDAKINIRGIRSLTGNNQPMLVLDGQPTPLSFLSTIAPDDIQDLTISKSSTSAAIYGPDAVNGVIFINTKRGTNGDRPIINFSTSLQMARVAFFPKLQHEFGAGAGEEVDPYGNYLYVPYENQIYGPRFDGSMKMIGRVIEDGSFQEFPYTNQFASDKKKFWNTGMTLQNQFSYMAKNFYFGLTDAKIKGLMPDDKNRRTTFRLNAGNEFNRLSINYGLDYTLQNWDIVNEALMPNVFASGSSYVGSVLFAVMQTPDNVPITRYKDWRNDKWAQYDNYFNDFALNPYWIIGNLRQKGTQHYLVGHADLAFKITSWLKANAKLSSTITSQAYRNTTGPIEVSDWAHANRSATQYTSNPGKVFDGSSLNSRINLDYFLNGENKFGDFNLKYILGGNVRQDKSSSVGAGGNNQIVKGIYNVNLRLGEPTVGANGTFMNRIMSAYGSALLGYKGWAFVEFTGRNDWDSRLSQQNYSVFYPSVNGSLILSDAISSLKNSSLLSYLKVRGGYSKSGNVNLGVYALEPTYSQFSGFPYGTTPGFTAGNVDVDPNLTPEFVKTLEAGVEAGFFKNRINVEATYFNQNNDNQILLVNQSPATGYRGYLTNAASFKNYGVELDLGLTPLVNIGTKGKIDLKINATYNDNEVTKTLNGNTISIGGNGGFIQNSVGSPSVTLVAQEGSHAFMFQGYDYARDPATGKVIVDAVTGYPTQAELTSNIGRTLPLWVVGATPSFSYGNLSLSLTWDYKTGHTYFAGMGSDLDFSGISARSAEYGRQRFVFPNSVYYDEAAKKYVDNKTIMVQDGNYGFWTGGKVNTLIMTNYLSSAAAVRLRELNLSYIIPQKLLGNVSSVIKKLTVSAIGRNLLIFVPKSNQWGDPEFNYSSDGNTYGVSSSYQSPASRFYGGTISIQF from the coding sequence TTGGGCATCAAAAAATTGCTAATTATATCTTTTAACAAAAAAAAATTCATGAGAAAAATTGTATTGTTGCTTTTGGTACTAGCGACATTTTCTATTGAAGCCTTTTCCCAAACAAAGGCTGTTACAGGGACTGTTACCGGCGAGTCTGGTATCGCTGTTCCCTTTGCCACAATCACCGAAGTGAATACCAAAAACGCTGTCTCCGCAGATAGCTCTGGTAACTTCAGTATTCAAGTAAAGCGGGGTGCCACCCTGGAAATTTCTGCCACCGGGTATCAGACTTTACGGAGATTTGTTGGCAATGAATCAATTGTAAACGTCAATCTTGAGCCAAGTCAGGGCCAAACGATTTCCGAAGTAGTTGTAACTACGGCTTTGGGTATAAAGCGTCAGGCTAAAGAGTTGGGTTATGCCGCCACAACCTTGTCGAATGCAACGGTTACAAAGGCCAAGGCACCTAACGTGCAACAAGCGTTAAATGGTAAGGTGTCAGGGTTAAACGTAACAACGGTAAACAGCAGCGTTTTTGAAGACGCTAAAATTAACATCCGGGGTATTCGATCTTTAACCGGTAATAACCAGCCGATGTTAGTATTAGACGGACAGCCGACTCCGCTGAGTTTTTTAAGTACAATAGCACCCGACGACATTCAGGATTTAACAATCTCAAAAAGTTCAACATCTGCTGCTATCTATGGCCCCGACGCGGTGAATGGTGTGATTTTTATCAATACCAAACGGGGGACAAATGGCGATCGTCCTATTATCAACTTTAGCACATCTCTTCAGATGGCGAGAGTTGCATTTTTCCCGAAATTACAACATGAGTTTGGGGCCGGTGCCGGTGAAGAAGTAGACCCCTACGGAAACTATTTGTATGTACCATATGAAAATCAGATTTATGGTCCCCGCTTCGACGGCTCTATGAAAATGATTGGCCGGGTAATCGAAGATGGGAGCTTTCAGGAATTTCCCTATACGAACCAGTTTGCCAGTGATAAAAAGAAGTTTTGGAATACCGGTATGACCCTGCAAAACCAGTTCTCTTACATGGCAAAGAACTTTTATTTTGGTCTTACAGATGCCAAAATAAAGGGATTGATGCCAGATGATAAGAACCGGAGAACCACGTTTAGATTGAATGCAGGAAATGAGTTTAACCGTCTTAGTATCAATTATGGTTTGGATTACACCTTGCAAAATTGGGATATTGTAAACGAAGCTTTGATGCCCAATGTTTTTGCGAGTGGTTCTTCTTATGTAGGTAGTGTGCTTTTTGCGGTAATGCAAACGCCGGACAACGTTCCAATTACACGCTACAAAGATTGGAGGAACGATAAATGGGCACAATACGATAATTATTTTAACGATTTTGCTTTAAACCCTTATTGGATTATTGGAAACCTGAGACAAAAAGGAACACAACATTATCTGGTTGGGCATGCCGATCTGGCCTTTAAAATTACTTCATGGTTAAAAGCCAATGCGAAGTTAAGTTCAACCATTACTTCACAGGCCTACCGGAATACAACCGGACCGATTGAGGTAAGCGACTGGGCTCATGCCAACAGATCTGCAACTCAGTACACCAGCAATCCGGGTAAAGTATTTGACGGTAGTTCTTTAAACAGCCGGATTAACTTAGATTATTTCTTAAACGGTGAGAATAAGTTTGGTGATTTTAACCTGAAGTATATTTTAGGAGGAAACGTGAGGCAGGATAAATCTTCCTCTGTGGGTGCTGGTGGAAACAACCAGATTGTTAAAGGCATTTACAATGTGAATCTGCGATTGGGTGAACCGACGGTAGGAGCCAACGGAACATTCATGAATCGTATTATGTCTGCTTATGGAAGCGCATTGCTGGGTTATAAAGGGTGGGCGTTTGTTGAATTTACCGGAAGAAATGACTGGGATAGCCGTTTGTCACAGCAAAACTATTCTGTATTTTATCCAAGTGTGAACGGATCGCTGATTTTATCTGATGCTATTTCCAGCTTAAAAAACAGTTCACTTTTATCCTATCTTAAAGTTAGAGGAGGGTATTCTAAGTCAGGGAACGTGAATCTTGGTGTATACGCTTTGGAACCCACGTATTCCCAATTTAGTGGATTCCCTTATGGAACAACTCCCGGGTTTACAGCGGGGAATGTGGATGTAGATCCTAATCTGACTCCGGAATTTGTGAAAACGCTGGAAGCGGGTGTTGAAGCGGGTTTTTTCAAGAACCGAATCAATGTTGAAGCCACTTATTTCAACCAGAATAACGATAACCAAATATTGTTGGTGAATCAGTCTCCTGCTACCGGTTACAGGGGGTATTTAACCAATGCTGCCAGTTTTAAAAACTACGGGGTTGAGTTGGATCTTGGGCTGACGCCTCTTGTAAACATTGGCACCAAAGGCAAGATTGATTTAAAAATAAATGCAACGTATAACGACAACGAGGTAACAAAGACGTTAAATGGTAACACTATTTCCATTGGAGGAAATGGCGGGTTTATCCAGAATTCTGTAGGCTCTCCAAGTGTAACATTGGTGGCGCAGGAAGGATCACATGCCTTTATGTTCCAGGGGTATGATTACGCAAGAGACCCTGCTACAGGTAAAGTAATTGTTGACGCGGTTACGGGGTATCCTACACAAGCCGAATTAACTTCGAACATCGGCAGAACACTCCCGCTGTGGGTGGTAGGTGCCACACCGTCCTTTAGCTATGGTAATTTGAGTTTGAGCCTCACTTGGGATTATAAAACCGGGCATACATATTTTGCCGGAATGGGAAGCGACCTGGATTTCTCCGGTATATCAGCCAGAAGTGCTGAATACGGAAGACAACGCTTTGTATTCCCGAATTCGGTTTACTATGATGAGGCTGCCAAGAAATATGTAGATAATAAAACCATCATGGTACAGGATGGTAACTACGGCTTCTGGACTGGTGGAAAGGTGAACACATTAATTATGACCAACTATTTAAGCAGTGCGGCGGCCGTACGGCTCCGGGAACTGAATTTGTCATATATCATTCCTCAGAAATTATTAGGTAACGTTTCCAGCGTTATTAAAAAGCTTACAGTTAGTGCTATTGGAAGAAATCTCTTGATTTTTGTTCCCAAGTCGAATCAATGGGGTGATCCTGAATTTAACTATAGTTCGGACGGGAACACCTACGGGGTAAGCAGCAGTTATCAATCGCCTGCCTCAAGATTTTATGGTGGAACCATTTCTATCCAATTTTAA
- a CDS encoding SusD/RagB family nutrient-binding outer membrane lipoprotein, with the protein MVEPFLSNFKHLNFRLMKINLKRISLLLVPALMMLASCKKFLDVNQNPNQATDKNIPYRTLFTGALESAAEQQAGGPTFLMHWMGYWASPGDYAIDQSETTYNVPNSFTNGVWTSTYDLLFDLYQTKTKALAEKDSVTAGCAMILSVRYFQDLVDIFGNVPYSQCFNSYRTPQPVYDKAEDIYKDLSKVLDTAVKYLKANMNESQTAAFNKSDIATGGNLAKWNKLANTYRLRLCIRQSEVAGFNPAPEIAKVKANGGVLLAGESFSVNPGYTDADNKQSPFYGNFAYTPLGTGASATVRANNYMADILFNSSDSRWLYYYRPISGNIVGCTYGLANGNPTGASSSIVGTGTARSATQNAWIYPSFESMFLRAEAIARGWYVDNLTNAKTAYEQAVTENYVWLNVTDAQEDAAWYLDGSQNPDGAEIADFSNAGNTAASRAKFIAFQKYIALNSIDVFEAWFDLNRLHMMPDNGYISVNPARVSNTLPVRLVYPDIERRTNAANVSAQGNINIFNTKLFWQP; encoded by the coding sequence ATGGTGGAACCATTTCTATCCAATTTTAAACACTTAAATTTTAGACTGATGAAAATAAATCTTAAACGAATTAGTTTATTGCTGGTTCCAGCATTGATGATGCTGGCATCATGCAAAAAGTTTTTGGATGTGAATCAGAATCCAAACCAGGCTACTGATAAAAATATACCCTACAGGACTTTATTTACCGGAGCGCTTGAGTCTGCAGCTGAGCAACAGGCAGGTGGGCCCACTTTTTTGATGCACTGGATGGGGTATTGGGCATCACCTGGAGACTATGCTATTGATCAATCTGAAACAACGTATAATGTTCCCAACTCGTTTACAAACGGAGTGTGGACTTCTACTTACGATTTATTATTTGATTTGTATCAGACAAAAACAAAAGCATTAGCTGAGAAGGATTCGGTAACGGCGGGATGCGCAATGATCCTTTCAGTGCGATACTTTCAGGACCTGGTGGACATTTTTGGAAATGTTCCCTATTCCCAATGTTTTAACTCTTATAGAACACCGCAGCCCGTATATGATAAAGCTGAGGATATTTATAAAGATTTGTCAAAAGTATTGGATACCGCTGTAAAGTATTTAAAGGCAAACATGAATGAATCACAAACGGCGGCATTCAATAAATCAGATATTGCCACTGGTGGAAACCTGGCGAAATGGAATAAGCTAGCCAATACCTACAGGCTAAGGCTTTGTATCCGGCAATCGGAAGTGGCCGGGTTTAATCCCGCCCCGGAGATTGCTAAGGTCAAGGCAAATGGTGGAGTACTGCTTGCCGGAGAATCGTTCTCGGTTAATCCTGGTTATACCGATGCAGATAACAAGCAATCGCCTTTCTACGGTAACTTTGCTTATACACCATTAGGAACCGGAGCAAGCGCAACCGTTCGTGCCAATAACTATATGGCGGATATTTTATTTAATTCCTCTGATTCCAGGTGGCTATATTATTACCGTCCAATTAGCGGTAATATTGTTGGATGTACTTACGGTCTTGCTAACGGTAACCCAACAGGTGCGTCAAGTTCAATCGTTGGTACCGGCACTGCCAGAAGCGCCACACAAAATGCCTGGATCTATCCATCTTTTGAATCCATGTTTTTAAGAGCGGAAGCAATTGCAAGGGGATGGTATGTTGACAACCTCACCAATGCGAAAACGGCTTATGAGCAGGCTGTAACAGAAAATTATGTATGGCTAAATGTTACAGACGCACAAGAAGATGCAGCATGGTATTTAGACGGAAGTCAAAACCCCGACGGAGCCGAAATCGCTGATTTTTCGAATGCAGGAAATACGGCAGCATCCAGGGCTAAATTTATCGCATTTCAAAAATATATAGCGCTTAACAGTATTGATGTGTTTGAAGCGTGGTTTGATTTGAACAGGTTACATATGATGCCGGATAACGGCTATATTTCTGTAAATCCTGCGAGAGTTTCAAACACATTGCCTGTTCGGTTGGTATACCCCGATATTGAACGCAGGACAAACGCTGCAAACGTTTCAGCACAAGGCAATATCAATATTTTCAACACAAAATTGTTTTGGCAACCATAA
- a CDS encoding DUF1735 domain-containing protein — protein sequence MKKYFAVYIAGLLLLPVLLISCLKDDSYDSGAYQAVRDREGIKVISLGLATTSSDDFASVAFDNSNNDTIVNLVPVELGGTSNAQEDIHVTVEQDNSLVTKYNEEHEEEYLVPNNVTIVNPVVIIPKGGRVGFLQVKFKPSNLIGISYALGFKIKSVSEAGYNIGNYNSGVAAIVIKNKYDGVYLASGVFTHPTLGGNFSNKEWKMITTSANALQFQLNTTALFSVVVDVEIKADNKLAITSSSVVLTPYDPAKNYYDPATRTFHMEFGYSGNTRYMVATAVYNRPR from the coding sequence ATGAAAAAGTATTTTGCTGTATATATTGCCGGACTGTTATTACTGCCGGTATTGCTGATCAGTTGCTTAAAGGATGATAGTTATGATAGCGGGGCCTATCAGGCAGTTAGAGACCGGGAAGGAATCAAAGTGATCAGCCTGGGACTGGCTACGACGAGTTCGGATGATTTTGCTTCTGTGGCATTTGACAATTCGAATAATGATACAATCGTTAATCTGGTACCCGTGGAGCTCGGGGGCACTTCAAATGCACAGGAAGACATCCATGTTACAGTGGAACAGGACAATAGTCTGGTTACCAAGTATAATGAGGAGCATGAAGAAGAATACCTGGTTCCTAATAATGTGACGATTGTTAACCCGGTTGTTATCATTCCTAAAGGAGGCCGGGTTGGATTTCTCCAGGTGAAATTTAAGCCAAGCAATCTGATCGGTATTAGTTACGCTCTTGGATTCAAAATAAAAAGCGTTAGTGAAGCGGGTTATAATATTGGCAATTATAATAGTGGTGTTGCGGCGATTGTGATCAAGAACAAATACGACGGAGTTTATTTGGCTTCTGGTGTATTTACACACCCGACACTGGGTGGTAATTTCAGCAACAAGGAATGGAAAATGATCACTACAAGCGCAAATGCTTTGCAATTCCAGTTGAATACGACGGCATTATTTTCGGTTGTGGTTGATGTTGAAATTAAAGCAGATAATAAACTAGCAATCACATCATCCAGCGTTGTATTGACGCCGTATGATCCTGCGAAGAACTATTACGACCCAGCAACGAGAACGTTTCATATGGAGTTTGGGTATAGTGGTAATACCAGGTATATGGTGGCGACCGCTGTATATAATCGTCCGAGATAA
- a CDS encoding DUF3467 domain-containing protein: MSEQPSNQLNIEISEEVAEGTYANLAIITHSMAEFVIDFVNVMPGTPKSKVKSRIVFTPQHAKRFMKALIDNIEKFEATQGVIKDLDEMQLPVNFGGPTAQA, encoded by the coding sequence ATGAGCGAACAACCATCCAACCAGTTAAATATAGAAATTTCGGAAGAAGTAGCGGAAGGTACGTATGCCAACCTGGCGATCATTACTCATTCGATGGCGGAATTTGTGATCGATTTTGTAAATGTGATGCCGGGAACACCCAAGAGTAAGGTGAAATCGAGGATCGTATTTACTCCCCAGCATGCCAAGCGTTTTATGAAGGCCCTGATCGATAATATTGAGAAATTCGAGGCTACACAGGGTGTGATCAAGGACTTGGATGAAATGCAATTGCCGGTGAACTTTGGCGGACCAACGGCACAGGCCTAA
- a CDS encoding ankyrin repeat domain-containing protein, producing the protein MKGTIDLFRCIDDGNTGYIKEALTRSPNLERSNPEGQTPLLYALYKKQVETALLLIAHGANVNAQDMVLYTPFLYAGAQGFTTVVAACLEHGADFRIFNRYGGTALIPAAEKAHLDVVRLLANTPGFPVDHVNNLGWTALLEAIILGEGDATHAPVVAALIAGGCDVNLPDKKGVSPLAHAQRLEYPKIAALLKAAGALP; encoded by the coding sequence ATGAAAGGAACAATTGATCTTTTCCGGTGCATTGACGATGGTAACACCGGGTATATAAAAGAAGCCCTAACCCGCAGCCCCAACCTGGAAAGAAGCAATCCGGAAGGACAAACACCGCTGCTATATGCCTTATACAAAAAGCAGGTAGAAACGGCCCTGCTGTTGATTGCACATGGAGCCAATGTGAATGCCCAGGATATGGTACTTTATACACCGTTTTTATATGCTGGTGCACAGGGATTTACCACCGTGGTAGCAGCTTGCCTGGAACATGGCGCCGATTTCAGGATTTTTAACCGCTACGGTGGTACGGCGCTGATTCCGGCAGCTGAAAAAGCCCACCTGGACGTGGTACGGTTGCTGGCGAACACCCCTGGCTTCCCTGTTGATCATGTGAATAACCTGGGCTGGACTGCCTTGCTGGAAGCTATTATCCTGGGAGAAGGCGACGCCACACATGCCCCTGTTGTTGCAGCGCTCATTGCCGGAGGCTGCGATGTAAACCTCCCGGATAAAAAGGGCGTATCCCCTCTGGCGCATGCACAGCGCCTGGAATATCCCAAAATAGCGGCATTACTAAAAGCCGCCGGCGCTCTTCCATAA